A single region of the Longimicrobium sp. genome encodes:
- a CDS encoding DUF1800 domain-containing protein — translation MTDLKPNHLPSPARRAAATGGILAGALLLAGLVPAQAIRAFAAPHDAVAEPMMGRAAMLRPVLARRPADAPPTREDSARAVHLLQRATFGARPRDVAEVLRMGREAWLDRQLHPERIDDSALQRRLAAFPAAAMSPGELLAAYPRPKANPAQRAQRDSARRAREEMRGDSGMVMNRGGADESTSARPRARRRAAAGDTAAMAMRADGAGFAAGRRQARPRGPQAILVDAAGARLQRAVYSERQLEEVMTDFWFNHFNVFFGKNQDRYLVTAYEREAIRPHVFGKFRDLLEASAKHPAMLVYLDNAQSMVPDSVNPNAGQIDAARRRLLAMTPAQRAEVYRRRGVDPAVGERMLAGGDSGAGRRRARGINENYARELMELHTLGVDGGYTQHDVIEVARALTGWTIQRGGRRAAGAEPAFVFRPAMHDPGEKTVLGHRLPAGRGIEDGEAVLDLLARHPATARHIALQLAQRFVADDPPPSLVDHLAAVFTRTDGDLREVTRALFLSPEFNDPRWRDAKVKSPLEFVAGALRATGADVSPSRGLLQALRQMGQMPYAATPPTGYPNTSAEWTNSGAMLGRMNFALALAAGRVDGVRLDEQRFALALATRDADARIAALARMVMPGAADPRLVRTIAEDVRQQAQLDERQRAARALGLLLGSPDFQRR, via the coding sequence ATGACTGATCTCAAGCCGAACCATCTTCCCTCGCCCGCACGGCGCGCCGCCGCGACCGGCGGCATTCTCGCGGGCGCGCTCCTGCTCGCGGGCCTCGTCCCCGCGCAGGCGATCCGCGCCTTCGCCGCGCCGCACGACGCTGTTGCCGAGCCGATGATGGGTCGCGCGGCGATGCTGCGGCCGGTGCTGGCGCGCCGCCCGGCGGACGCACCGCCCACGCGCGAGGACAGCGCGCGGGCGGTGCACCTTCTCCAGCGCGCCACCTTCGGCGCGCGGCCGCGGGACGTGGCCGAGGTGCTGCGGATGGGCCGCGAGGCATGGCTCGACCGGCAGCTCCATCCCGAGCGCATCGACGACTCCGCGCTCCAGCGGCGCCTCGCCGCCTTCCCCGCCGCCGCGATGTCGCCCGGCGAGCTGCTGGCCGCGTATCCCCGCCCGAAGGCGAATCCCGCCCAGCGCGCCCAGCGCGACTCCGCCCGCCGCGCCCGTGAGGAAATGCGAGGAGATTCGGGAATGGTGATGAATCGCGGCGGCGCGGATGAATCCACCAGCGCCCGGCCCCGCGCCCGCCGCCGCGCCGCCGCCGGGGACACCGCGGCGATGGCGATGCGGGCGGACGGCGCCGGGTTCGCCGCGGGGCGGCGGCAGGCACGACCGCGCGGGCCGCAGGCCATTCTTGTCGACGCGGCGGGGGCCCGGCTCCAGCGCGCCGTCTACAGCGAACGGCAGCTGGAAGAGGTGATGACCGACTTCTGGTTCAACCACTTCAATGTCTTCTTCGGGAAGAACCAGGACCGCTACCTCGTGACCGCGTACGAGCGCGAGGCGATCCGTCCCCACGTGTTCGGGAAGTTCCGCGACCTGCTGGAGGCCTCGGCGAAGCATCCGGCCATGCTCGTCTACCTCGACAACGCGCAGAGCATGGTGCCGGACTCGGTGAACCCGAACGCCGGCCAGATCGACGCCGCGCGCCGCCGCCTGCTGGCGATGACGCCCGCGCAGCGCGCCGAGGTGTACCGCCGCCGCGGCGTGGATCCGGCCGTGGGCGAGCGGATGCTGGCCGGCGGCGACTCGGGGGCCGGGCGGCGGCGGGCGCGGGGGATCAACGAGAACTACGCGCGCGAGCTGATGGAGCTGCACACGCTGGGCGTGGACGGCGGCTACACGCAGCACGACGTGATCGAGGTCGCCCGCGCGCTTACCGGGTGGACCATCCAGCGCGGCGGCCGGCGCGCGGCCGGCGCGGAGCCCGCCTTCGTCTTCCGCCCCGCGATGCACGATCCGGGGGAGAAGACGGTGCTCGGGCACCGCCTCCCCGCCGGGCGCGGCATCGAGGACGGCGAGGCGGTGCTCGACCTCCTCGCCCGCCATCCGGCGACCGCGCGGCACATCGCCCTGCAGCTGGCGCAGCGCTTCGTGGCCGACGACCCGCCGCCGTCGCTGGTCGACCACCTGGCCGCCGTCTTCACCCGCACCGACGGCGATCTGCGCGAGGTGACGCGCGCGCTCTTCCTTTCCCCCGAGTTCAACGACCCGCGCTGGCGCGACGCCAAGGTGAAGTCGCCGCTGGAGTTCGTCGCGGGCGCGCTGCGGGCGACGGGTGCGGACGTCTCGCCGTCGCGCGGGCTGCTGCAGGCGCTGCGGCAGATGGGGCAGATGCCGTACGCCGCCACGCCGCCCACCGGCTACCCCAACACCTCGGCCGAGTGGACGAACAGCGGGGCGATGCTGGGCCGCATGAACTTCGCCCTCGCGCTCGCCGCCGGCCGCGTCGACGGCGTGCGACTGGACGAACAGCGGTTCGCGCTCGCCCTCGCAACGCGCGATGCGGACGCCCGGATCGCCGCCCTCGCGCGGATGGTGATGCCGGGAGCCGCCGACCCGCGCCTCGTCCGCACCATCGCCGAGGACGTGCGGCAGCAGGCGCAGCTGGACGAGCGCCAGCGCGCGGCACGGGCGCTGGGGCTGCTGCTCGGCTCGCCGGACTTCCAGCGGCGGTAG
- a CDS encoding DUF1501 domain-containing protein, with protein MTDPINRRVFLKGGAMALLAMATPPEFLARSLLAESRASARKKTLICIFQRGAADGLSMVVPFGDPAYYAARRSIAIPDPAKRGARGALDLDGHFGLHPSLEPLLDLYRRRELAIVHAAGSPNPSRSHFEAQDIMETASPDRRAADGWLNRVLRETECGECAGRTLADPRAHAADHVAGQAALRGVAMGAELPLSLRGAAPALAIADLDRFGVAGGRDASLSGTFARMYGNEHGDVVSGAAGEGLEAAELLKRIDPARYEPAAGIRYPATDFGRSLRQIAQLVKAGAGVEVAFADLGGWDTHVAQGGPDGQLARRLGELAQGIRALHDDLGERMRDVVILTMSEFGRTVAENGTGGTDHGHANCMFVLGGDVRGGRVLGDWPGLAPEQLHEGRDLKVTTDFRDVFAEVAGKHLGATHLDRVFPGFDASPARFRGVLA; from the coding sequence ATGACCGACCCGATCAACCGGCGCGTGTTCCTGAAGGGCGGCGCCATGGCGCTGCTGGCGATGGCCACGCCCCCCGAGTTCCTGGCGCGCTCGCTCCTGGCCGAGTCGCGCGCGTCGGCGCGCAAGAAGACGCTGATCTGCATCTTCCAGCGCGGCGCGGCCGACGGGCTGAGCATGGTGGTGCCCTTCGGCGACCCGGCGTACTACGCGGCCCGGCGCTCCATCGCCATCCCCGACCCCGCGAAGCGCGGCGCGCGCGGGGCGCTGGACCTGGACGGGCACTTCGGGCTGCACCCCTCGCTGGAGCCGCTGCTCGACCTCTACCGCCGCCGCGAGCTGGCCATCGTCCACGCCGCGGGCTCGCCCAACCCCTCGCGCTCGCACTTCGAGGCGCAGGACATCATGGAGACCGCCTCGCCCGACCGGCGCGCGGCCGACGGGTGGCTGAACCGCGTGCTGCGCGAGACGGAGTGCGGCGAGTGCGCGGGCCGCACCCTGGCCGATCCGCGTGCCCACGCCGCCGACCACGTGGCCGGTCAGGCCGCGCTCCGCGGCGTGGCGATGGGTGCCGAGCTCCCCCTTTCGCTCCGCGGCGCCGCGCCCGCGCTGGCCATCGCCGACCTGGACCGCTTCGGCGTGGCGGGCGGGCGTGATGCGTCGCTCTCCGGCACCTTCGCGCGGATGTACGGCAACGAGCACGGCGACGTGGTCAGCGGCGCCGCGGGCGAGGGGCTGGAGGCGGCCGAGCTGCTGAAGCGCATCGACCCCGCGCGCTACGAGCCCGCGGCCGGCATCCGCTACCCGGCGACGGACTTCGGGCGCTCGCTGCGGCAGATCGCGCAGCTGGTGAAGGCGGGGGCGGGCGTGGAGGTGGCCTTCGCGGACCTGGGGGGATGGGACACGCACGTGGCGCAGGGCGGGCCGGACGGGCAGCTCGCGCGGCGGCTGGGCGAGCTGGCGCAGGGGATCCGCGCGCTGCACGACGACCTGGGCGAGCGCATGCGCGACGTGGTGATCCTGACCATGAGCGAGTTCGGGCGCACCGTGGCCGAGAACGGCACCGGCGGCACCGACCACGGCCACGCCAACTGCATGTTCGTCCTCGGCGGCGACGTCCGCGGAGGCCGCGTGCTGGGCGACTGGCCGGGGCTGGCGCCCGAGCAGCTGCACGAAGGCCGCGACCTGAAGGTGACCACCGACTTCCGCGACGTCTTCGCCGAGGTCGCCGGGAAGCACCTGGGCGCCACGCACCTGGACCGCGTGTTCCCCGGCTTCGACGCGAGCCCGGCGCGCTTCCGCGGCGTGCTGGCGTAG